In Acidovorax sp. 106, the following proteins share a genomic window:
- a CDS encoding ATP-binding protein has product MGTMLEKSPPAMQPPPSPPGAAALNPLHAKDLQAKVIGFVALALVVTAALVALALYTKWQDAIDSQERQNANLARVLQEQTLRVLAPIDQATLRMRDALAQGSFQPSDYTRLANETGLVPDILTQLSVVGADGRFVASNLDPDGQKTGPLDLSEREHIQVHLEPARHADTRKQLTRNGLFVGKPVLGKVSGKWTLQLSRPIVSPSGYLHGIVVASVNPNYFETVYGDVELGAGGAVSLFGDDNTLRALVAGGKATGMGKTITLPPHHPLTDLNKAEGTYVRVSEVDNTERITAFRRVPGYPLSMLVSTTTEAALEEWRDMRNVTLTVALLLGAAIVASGVGFLRGVRRLEESHAALAISEAQAQSASQAKSEFLAAVSHELRTPLTSIRGFAELMELRLQQPSFREAASLIRQAADHLNTLLTEILDLAKVEAGAMPIVLAPHPVRELVQNTADFFAISAAQKGLTLQVSVSPDTPQLLVCDGLRLKQILNNLLSNALKFTAQGGVRLEVETGAEGTRLQFHVVDSGPGIPPHLHDLIFEKFRQGSAQVSSEHGGTGLGLALSRALAELMHGELTVTSTPGEGARFTLSLPCTEPTAG; this is encoded by the coding sequence ATGGGAACCATGTTGGAAAAATCACCCCCAGCCATGCAGCCGCCGCCAAGCCCCCCAGGCGCTGCGGCCTTAAACCCGCTGCATGCCAAAGACTTGCAGGCCAAGGTGATTGGCTTTGTGGCATTGGCGCTGGTGGTGACGGCAGCATTGGTGGCGTTGGCGCTCTACACCAAATGGCAAGACGCTATAGATTCCCAGGAGCGGCAAAACGCCAACTTGGCACGGGTGCTGCAAGAACAAACGCTGCGCGTGCTAGCACCCATTGACCAAGCCACGCTGCGCATGCGGGATGCGTTGGCCCAAGGCAGTTTTCAGCCCTCAGACTACACGCGGCTGGCCAATGAAACCGGTCTGGTACCCGACATCCTGACTCAGCTCTCTGTCGTGGGGGCAGACGGACGTTTCGTGGCCAGCAACCTGGACCCGGATGGACAAAAGACCGGGCCGCTTGATCTCTCGGAACGCGAACACATCCAGGTGCACCTAGAGCCAGCACGCCACGCTGATACCCGCAAGCAACTCACCCGCAATGGCCTGTTTGTGGGCAAACCGGTGCTGGGCAAGGTATCAGGCAAATGGACCCTGCAACTCTCGCGCCCCATCGTGTCGCCCAGTGGCTACTTGCACGGTATCGTGGTGGCATCGGTCAACCCCAACTACTTCGAAACGGTGTACGGTGACGTCGAATTGGGGGCTGGCGGCGCTGTGTCGCTGTTTGGCGATGACAACACTCTGCGGGCACTGGTTGCAGGGGGCAAAGCCACCGGTATGGGCAAGACCATCACGCTCCCCCCTCACCACCCATTGACAGACCTCAACAAAGCAGAGGGTACCTACGTCCGCGTCAGCGAGGTGGACAACACAGAGCGGATCACGGCATTCCGGCGGGTGCCGGGGTATCCGTTGAGCATGTTGGTCTCCACCACGACAGAGGCAGCGCTGGAGGAGTGGCGGGACATGCGCAACGTGACACTGACCGTGGCGTTGCTGCTGGGCGCAGCCATCGTGGCCAGCGGTGTGGGTTTCTTGCGCGGCGTGCGGAGGCTGGAAGAGTCCCACGCAGCGCTGGCCATCAGCGAAGCGCAGGCCCAATCGGCAAGTCAGGCCAAAAGTGAATTTCTGGCAGCGGTATCGCACGAGCTGCGCACGCCGCTCACCAGCATCCGGGGCTTTGCGGAACTGATGGAGTTGCGCTTGCAGCAGCCTTCGTTCAGGGAGGCGGCCAGCTTGATCCGGCAGGCTGCAGACCACCTCAACACATTGCTCACCGAAATTCTGGACTTGGCCAAGGTCGAGGCCGGAGCCATGCCCATTGTGCTGGCGCCCCACCCCGTGCGCGAATTGGTGCAAAACACGGCTGACTTTTTCGCTATTTCAGCGGCCCAAAAGGGCCTGACGCTACAAGTGTCGGTATCACCAGACACCCCGCAATTGCTGGTGTGCGACGGGCTCAGACTCAAGCAAATTCTGAACAACCTGCTCTCCAATGCCCTCAAATTCACGGCACAAGGCGGCGTGCGGCTGGAAGTGGAGACAGGGGCCGAGGGTACACGGCTGCAGTTTCATGTCGTGGACTCGGGCCCCGGCATTCCACCGCACTTGCACGATCTGATTTTTGAGAAATTTCGCCAAGGCAGCGCCCAGGTAAGCAGCGAGCATGGAGGCACGGGCTTGGGCCTGGCCCTGTCCAGGGCGCTGGCGGAGTTGATGCATGGCGAACTGACTGTCACCTCCACACCCGGCGAAGGGGCGCGGTTCACTCTGTCCTTACCTTGTACGGAGCCGACTGCGGGCTGA
- a CDS encoding propionate--CoA ligase, whose product MSATTPTASYADFYRHSIDHRDAFWSEQAALIDWHTPPQQVCDYSNPPFAKWFVGGTTNLCHNAVDRHLPARADQPALVAISTETDTERSYSFAELHAEVQRMAATLKSLGVKKGDRVLIYMPMIAEAAFAMLACVRMGALHSVVFGGFAAGSLASRIEDAEPVAVVSADAGSRGGKVVPYKPLLDEAISLSAHKPAAVLMVNRGLAPMALQAGRDHDWASLREQHLHAVVPCEWVESTHPSYTLYTSGTTGKPKGVQRDTGGYTVALAASMKHIFDAKEQVFTAGPPQGENAAPSGGSDPHERRSVGVFFATSDIGWVVGHSYIIYGPLIAGMTTIMYEGLPTRPDAGVWWSIVEKYKVTHMFSAPTAVRVLKKQDPSWLKKYDVSSLKALWLAGEPLDEPTAQWISDALAVPIIDNYWQTETGWPILTLANGVEQQTTRFGSPGKAMYGYAVKIIDESTGDELTGANQKGVVAIEGPLPPGCMQTVWRDDARFVNTYWKSIPGRLIYSTFDWGIRDADGYHFILGRTDDVINVAGHRLGTREIEESIASHPNIAEVAVVGVADPLKGQVAMAFAVARDASGLDSDAGRLKLEGEVMKQVDHQLGAVARPSRVYFVNVLPKTRSGKLLRRALQAVAERRDPGDLTTMDDPAALQQVRDLVG is encoded by the coding sequence ATGAGCGCCACGACCCCCACGGCCAGCTACGCTGACTTCTACCGCCATTCCATCGACCACCGCGATGCCTTTTGGAGCGAGCAGGCGGCGCTCATCGACTGGCACACGCCGCCCCAGCAGGTGTGCGACTACAGCAATCCACCTTTTGCCAAATGGTTTGTGGGCGGCACCACCAACCTGTGTCACAACGCGGTAGACCGGCACCTGCCGGCCCGCGCCGACCAGCCCGCGCTGGTGGCGATTTCCACTGAGACCGATACGGAGCGCAGCTACAGCTTTGCCGAGCTGCATGCCGAGGTACAGCGCATGGCCGCCACGCTGAAAAGCCTTGGGGTCAAAAAGGGCGACCGCGTTCTCATCTACATGCCCATGATTGCAGAAGCCGCCTTTGCCATGCTGGCCTGCGTGCGCATGGGTGCGCTGCACTCGGTGGTGTTTGGCGGCTTTGCGGCGGGCTCGCTGGCCTCGCGCATCGAAGACGCTGAGCCCGTGGCCGTGGTCAGTGCCGATGCCGGATCGCGTGGCGGCAAAGTGGTGCCCTACAAGCCTTTGCTCGACGAAGCCATCAGCCTGTCGGCCCACAAGCCAGCGGCTGTGCTCATGGTCAACCGCGGCCTGGCCCCCATGGCTTTGCAAGCCGGGCGCGACCACGACTGGGCATCGCTGCGCGAGCAGCACCTGCATGCCGTGGTGCCTTGCGAGTGGGTTGAATCCACCCACCCCAGCTACACCCTGTACACCAGCGGCACCACCGGCAAGCCCAAGGGCGTGCAGCGCGACACCGGTGGCTACACCGTGGCCTTGGCCGCCAGCATGAAGCACATTTTTGATGCCAAGGAGCAGGTTTTCACCGCCGGGCCGCCCCAAGGTGAAAACGCGGCCCCCTCGGGGGGCAGCGACCCGCATGAGCGGCGGAGCGTGGGGGTCTTTTTCGCTACCAGCGACATCGGCTGGGTGGTGGGGCACAGCTACATCATCTATGGCCCGCTGATTGCTGGCATGACCACCATCATGTACGAAGGCCTGCCCACCCGGCCCGATGCGGGCGTGTGGTGGAGCATCGTGGAAAAGTACAAGGTCACGCACATGTTCTCGGCCCCCACGGCCGTGCGCGTGCTCAAGAAGCAAGACCCCAGCTGGCTCAAAAAGTACGACGTCTCCAGCCTCAAGGCCTTGTGGCTGGCGGGCGAGCCGCTGGACGAGCCCACGGCGCAGTGGATCAGCGACGCACTGGCCGTGCCCATCATCGACAACTACTGGCAGACGGAAACCGGCTGGCCCATCTTGACCTTGGCCAATGGGGTAGAGCAGCAAACCACGCGCTTTGGCAGCCCCGGCAAGGCCATGTATGGCTACGCCGTGAAAATCATCGACGAGTCCACTGGCGACGAGCTGACGGGCGCCAACCAAAAAGGCGTGGTTGCCATCGAAGGCCCGCTGCCCCCCGGCTGCATGCAAACCGTGTGGCGCGACGACGCCCGGTTTGTGAACACCTACTGGAAGAGCATTCCCGGCCGCCTCATCTACAGCACCTTTGACTGGGGCATCCGCGATGCCGATGGCTACCACTTCATCTTGGGCCGCACGGACGACGTGATCAATGTGGCAGGCCACCGCCTGGGCACCCGTGAGATCGAGGAGAGCATTGCCTCGCACCCCAACATTGCCGAGGTGGCCGTGGTGGGCGTGGCCGACCCGCTCAAGGGCCAGGTGGCCATGGCGTTTGCCGTGGCGCGCGATGCGTCGGGGCTCGACTCGGATGCGGGCCGCCTCAAGCTGGAAGGCGAAGTCATGAAGCAGGTGGACCACCAACTGGGCGCCGTGGCCCGGCCTTCGCGCGTGTACTTTGTGAATGTGTTGCCCAAGACACGCAGCGGCAAGCTGCTGCGCCGCGCCCTGCAGGCCGTGGCCGAGCGCCGCGATCCTGGCGACTTGACCACCATGGACGACCCGGCTGCGCTGCAGCAGGTGCGTGATCTGGTCGGTTGA
- a CDS encoding VOC family protein, translating to MQFGYTIIYVPDVEASLAFFERAFDMTRRFLHESGTYGELETGATTLAFADHSLGHANFAGGHVAANASPQPLGMEIGLVTPDVPTAHQQALGSGATELAPPSTKPWGQTVSYLRCPDGTLVELCTPILAG from the coding sequence ATGCAATTCGGCTACACCATCATTTACGTTCCGGACGTAGAGGCCTCACTGGCCTTTTTCGAGCGGGCCTTTGACATGACAAGGCGTTTTCTGCATGAGTCGGGCACCTACGGCGAGCTGGAAACCGGCGCCACCACGCTGGCTTTTGCCGACCACTCGCTAGGCCACGCCAACTTTGCAGGCGGCCATGTCGCCGCCAATGCCAGCCCACAGCCCCTGGGCATGGAGATCGGTCTGGTCACCCCCGATGTCCCCACAGCCCACCAACAGGCGCTGGGCAGCGGAGCCACCGAGCTGGCACCACCCAGCACCAAGCCCTGGGGCCAAACGGTGTCCTACCTGCGTTGCCCAGATGGCACCTTGGTCGAGCTGTGCACACCGATTCTGGCCGGTTAG
- a CDS encoding DUF808 domain-containing protein has protein sequence MAAGSLLALLDDIATILDDVALMTKVAAKKSVAMADDVSVMTKVAAQKTAGVLGDDLALNAQQVTGVRADREIPVVWAVAKGSLINKVILVPAALLISAFAPWAVTPLLMLGGAFLCFEGTEKLAHKFLHPQDKAQAEHDSLVKANADPAVDMVAFEKEKIQGAVRTDFILSAEIIAITLGTVANAPFAQQVMVLSGIAFIMTLGVYGLVAGIVKLDDLGLWLHRKSSSAAQAMGRGILWAAPWLMKCLSVAGTAAMFLVGGGILVHGVPWLHHAVEGWGTVAAQWPVGGLWSVLVPNVLNALIGLLAGVVVLVAVTVVQRLRGSPAAQG, from the coding sequence ATGGCCGCAGGCAGCCTTTTAGCTTTATTGGATGACATCGCGACCATCCTTGACGACGTCGCGTTAATGACCAAAGTGGCGGCAAAAAAGAGCGTGGCCATGGCCGACGATGTCTCCGTGATGACCAAGGTCGCCGCGCAAAAAACCGCTGGTGTGCTGGGCGATGATCTGGCGCTGAACGCCCAGCAGGTCACGGGTGTGCGCGCAGACCGTGAAATTCCGGTGGTATGGGCGGTGGCCAAAGGGTCCTTGATCAACAAGGTCATCCTGGTGCCTGCGGCGCTGCTGATCAGCGCTTTTGCGCCCTGGGCTGTGACGCCGCTATTAATGCTGGGCGGTGCTTTCCTGTGCTTTGAAGGCACAGAAAAGTTGGCCCACAAGTTTTTGCACCCACAAGACAAAGCCCAGGCAGAGCACGACAGCCTGGTCAAAGCCAATGCCGATCCTGCCGTGGACATGGTGGCTTTTGAAAAGGAGAAGATCCAAGGTGCCGTGCGCACGGACTTCATCTTGTCCGCCGAGATCATTGCGATCACGTTGGGGACGGTGGCAAACGCGCCCTTTGCGCAGCAGGTCATGGTGCTCAGCGGCATTGCATTCATCATGACCCTGGGTGTGTACGGCCTCGTGGCAGGCATCGTCAAGTTGGACGACCTTGGCCTTTGGCTGCATCGCAAAAGCAGCAGCGCTGCCCAGGCCATGGGCCGTGGCATTCTGTGGGCGGCTCCTTGGCTGATGAAGTGCTTGTCGGTGGCAGGCACTGCCGCCATGTTCCTGGTGGGGGGCGGCATCTTGGTGCATGGTGTGCCTTGGCTGCACCACGCCGTCGAAGGTTGGGGCACGGTGGCAGCCCAGTGGCCCGTGGGGGGCTTGTGGTCGGTTTTGGTTCCCAATGTGCTGAATGCGTTGATTGGGTTGTTGGCTGGGGTGGTGGTGCTTGTGGCCGTAACGGTGGTGCAACGTTTGCGCGGCAGCCCTGCCGCCCAAGGATGA
- a CDS encoding EAL domain-containing protein, with product MFSLPPLDRYRHWLSGWAVALVGLVTTYWWVQQQWQSVAMVEQTRFTQEARAFTDALSQRVAANTEIVYGLHNLFALNPQLGRAEFERVVSELDAVRRYPGVRNLAFTKRVSHSERAVYEASVRDDLAREAPGAPDFKVYPPGERDEYFVVHYIWPLQGNAHMLGMDISAQPTNLASMHYSRDSGKPVASAPFDLLQEQTHRPAFVIRIPVFDRAGGHSGGPPPFLGAVAATIRVYDMVRALEAQGYLQGVAVAIEDAGSVREQVADKTARHLLESTGQALPGAPTLVKGLQVHDRRWRLAFQPTRSLLSPTEQRLPWIAGGAGALVSGLLGVLVTLLVRQRTSALVRAQASDEARRESEERFRALFNQAAVGVAQINSQNGVIVHINQRYCDIIGYTPTELQGRSLREISHPADQPAGFAQMDRLKAGDIPEFRIEKRYFHKNGTEVWVDLTVTPMWSLGSTPDFHIAMVQDITSRKQMEETLRSNEQRLRGILQRLPVGLCLVQSDGRMSFRNERFVQICGYTEQDIPTSEQWWQQAYPDAETRARHRAAWGRALEHAQASDGSIEPAEYAIHCHDGQQRSVEIAGVLVGQDYLITMVDLSQRKAAEEEIRYLAFYDPLTRLPNRRLLLDRLQQALATSARHQRSGALLLLDLDNFKTLNETQGHDRGDTLLLQVSHRLRACVHEDDTVARQGGDEFVVVLEDLGDTPEDAAARAEDAAQKILNALREPYTLGGDAHHSSLSMGITVFSGMRETVDELLKRADLAMYQAKSAGRDTLRFYDPQMQAAVSARAALEADMRAGLAQEQFELYYQPQVDNGRITGAEALLRWRHPRDGFVSPAHFIPLAEESGLILPLGEWVLNAACERLAQWAQQPLLAGLSLAVNVSPRQFHQSSFVPQVLAALARSGAEGARLKLEMTEGLLLADVEDTIAKMAKLKSYGVGFSLDDFGTGYSSLAYLKRLPLNQLKIDQSFVRDVLTDPNDAAIARTVVALATSMGLSVIAEGVETEEQRAFLARNHCHSWQGYLLSKPIPVADFERLVGEYNRPQVPA from the coding sequence ATGTTTTCGCTTCCGCCCCTCGATCGCTATCGCCACTGGCTGTCAGGCTGGGCTGTGGCGTTGGTGGGGTTGGTCACGACTTACTGGTGGGTACAGCAGCAATGGCAGTCGGTGGCCATGGTGGAGCAGACACGGTTTACGCAGGAGGCCCGTGCCTTCACCGATGCCCTCAGCCAGCGCGTGGCGGCCAATACAGAAATTGTGTATGGCCTGCACAACCTGTTTGCGCTGAACCCCCAACTGGGGCGCGCCGAGTTTGAGCGGGTCGTGTCCGAGCTGGATGCCGTGCGGCGTTACCCAGGGGTGCGCAATCTGGCATTTACCAAGCGCGTGTCCCACAGCGAACGGGCTGTCTACGAGGCCAGTGTCCGAGACGATTTGGCTCGTGAGGCGCCTGGCGCGCCTGATTTCAAGGTCTACCCGCCGGGTGAACGTGACGAGTATTTTGTCGTGCACTACATCTGGCCGCTTCAGGGCAATGCTCACATGCTGGGGATGGACATCAGTGCACAGCCGACCAATCTGGCGTCCATGCACTACAGCCGCGACAGCGGCAAGCCCGTGGCCTCTGCTCCGTTTGATTTGCTGCAGGAGCAAACCCACCGACCTGCATTCGTCATCCGCATCCCCGTGTTCGACCGGGCAGGGGGGCACAGCGGCGGGCCACCGCCCTTTCTGGGCGCGGTGGCCGCCACCATCCGTGTGTATGACATGGTTCGGGCGCTGGAAGCCCAGGGCTACCTGCAAGGGGTGGCTGTGGCCATAGAGGATGCCGGATCGGTGCGCGAACAGGTCGCCGACAAGACGGCACGCCATTTGTTGGAGTCCACAGGCCAGGCTCTGCCTGGTGCGCCCACGCTGGTCAAAGGCTTGCAGGTGCATGACCGGCGCTGGCGCCTGGCCTTCCAGCCCACACGCTCGCTGCTGTCGCCCACAGAGCAGCGGTTGCCCTGGATTGCCGGGGGGGCAGGGGCTCTGGTGTCGGGCTTGCTGGGGGTGTTGGTGACGCTGCTGGTGCGCCAGCGCACTAGCGCGCTGGTGCGGGCACAGGCATCGGATGAGGCTCGGCGCGAGAGTGAAGAGCGCTTTCGTGCCTTGTTCAACCAAGCCGCCGTGGGAGTGGCCCAGATCAATTCGCAAAACGGTGTCATCGTTCACATCAACCAGCGCTACTGCGACATCATCGGCTACACCCCTACCGAGTTGCAGGGCCGCAGTCTGCGTGAAATCAGCCATCCGGCCGATCAGCCTGCTGGCTTTGCCCAGATGGACCGCCTCAAGGCCGGTGACATTCCTGAGTTCCGTATTGAAAAACGCTACTTCCACAAAAACGGGACAGAAGTCTGGGTGGACCTGACCGTGACGCCCATGTGGAGCTTGGGGTCGACCCCCGACTTCCATATCGCCATGGTGCAAGACATCACCTCGCGCAAGCAAATGGAGGAGACGCTGCGTAGCAATGAGCAACGCTTGCGTGGCATTTTGCAGCGCCTGCCTGTGGGCTTGTGCCTGGTGCAAAGCGATGGGCGCATGAGTTTTCGCAACGAACGCTTTGTGCAGATTTGCGGCTACACCGAGCAGGACATTCCCACCTCCGAGCAGTGGTGGCAGCAGGCGTACCCAGACGCCGAGACCCGTGCACGGCACCGGGCTGCCTGGGGTCGGGCGCTGGAGCATGCACAGGCCTCTGATGGCAGCATAGAGCCCGCCGAATACGCGATCCACTGCCACGATGGTCAGCAGCGCAGCGTAGAAATTGCCGGGGTGCTGGTGGGGCAGGACTACCTCATCACCATGGTGGACCTGAGCCAGCGCAAGGCCGCCGAGGAAGAAATCCGTTACCTGGCCTTCTATGACCCCCTGACCCGGCTGCCCAACCGCCGCTTGCTGCTCGACCGCTTGCAGCAAGCCTTGGCCACCAGCGCCCGCCACCAGCGCAGTGGGGCGTTGCTGCTGCTGGACCTGGACAACTTCAAGACCCTGAACGAGACCCAGGGGCACGACCGCGGCGACACGCTGCTGTTGCAGGTGTCGCACCGCCTGCGCGCCTGTGTGCATGAAGACGACACAGTGGCCCGCCAGGGTGGGGATGAGTTTGTGGTGGTTCTGGAGGATCTGGGTGACACCCCCGAGGATGCAGCGGCTCGGGCCGAGGACGCCGCGCAAAAAATTCTGAACGCCCTGCGCGAGCCTTACACGCTGGGGGGGGATGCCCACCACAGCTCCTTGAGCATGGGGATCACCGTCTTCAGCGGCATGCGTGAGACGGTGGATGAGTTGCTCAAGCGTGCCGACCTGGCCATGTACCAGGCCAAGTCTGCGGGGCGGGACACTTTGCGCTTTTACGACCCCCAAATGCAGGCCGCCGTCAGCGCCCGTGCGGCGCTGGAGGCCGACATGCGCGCGGGCCTGGCCCAGGAGCAGTTCGAGCTTTACTACCAGCCCCAGGTTGACAACGGACGCATCACCGGAGCCGAGGCATTGCTGCGTTGGCGTCATCCGCGCGATGGTTTTGTCTCGCCCGCGCACTTCATTCCGCTGGCAGAAGAGTCCGGCCTCATCCTGCCGCTGGGCGAGTGGGTGCTCAACGCCGCCTGCGAGCGCCTCGCGCAGTGGGCGCAGCAGCCTTTGCTGGCGGGACTCAGCCTGGCCGTCAATGTGAGCCCGCGGCAGTTTCACCAAAGCAGCTTTGTGCCGCAGGTGCTGGCGGCTTTGGCCCGCTCAGGGGCCGAGGGCGCACGCCTCAAACTCGAAATGACCGAAGGCCTGCTGTTGGCCGATGTGGAAGACACCATCGCCAAGATGGCCAAGCTCAAGAGCTACGGCGTGGGCTTTTCACTCGACGATTTCGGCACTGGCTACTCATCGCTGGCCTACCTCAAGCGCCTGCCGCTGAACCAGCTCAAGATCGACCAGAGCTTTGTGCGCGATGTGCTCACCGACCCCAACGATGCGGCCATAGCCCGCACCGTGGTGGCCTTGGCCACCAGCATGGGGCTGAGCGTGATTGCTGAAGGGGTGGAGACCGAGGAGCAGCGGGCGTTTTTGGCACGCAACCACTGCCACAGCTGGCAAGGTTATCTGCTGAGCAAGCCCATTCCTGTGGCCGATTTTGAGCGGCTGGTGGGCGAGTACAACCGCCCGCAGGTGCCTGCGTAA
- a CDS encoding CopD family protein, whose translation MLYATLKLVHLLAAIVWLGGMFFAHFFLRPAAQTLEPALRVGLMQGVLQRFFATVVVAVVALLASGLWMVGHVAKHTVQAGGSFAMPLGWTVMAALGTVMAVIFGYIRLSLFPRLSRAHQSAHWPEAGKVLAQIRTWVGINLALGLAVVAVATADMNGRPAARPVVQNDRTQSSPTGLSSCNSATPSFTFRT comes from the coding sequence ATGCTGTACGCAACCCTCAAACTGGTCCACTTGCTCGCAGCCATCGTCTGGCTGGGGGGCATGTTCTTCGCCCATTTCTTTTTGCGCCCTGCCGCACAAACGCTGGAGCCTGCGCTGCGCGTTGGCCTGATGCAAGGCGTTTTGCAGCGTTTTTTTGCGACCGTGGTGGTAGCCGTGGTGGCCCTGCTCGCATCGGGCCTGTGGATGGTGGGCCACGTCGCCAAGCACACGGTGCAAGCAGGGGGCAGTTTTGCCATGCCCTTGGGCTGGACTGTGATGGCGGCCCTGGGGACGGTCATGGCCGTCATCTTTGGGTACATCCGCCTGTCCCTTTTTCCCCGGCTCAGCCGCGCCCACCAAAGCGCCCATTGGCCGGAAGCGGGCAAAGTGCTGGCCCAAATCCGGACGTGGGTGGGCATCAACCTCGCCCTCGGGTTGGCGGTTGTCGCAGTGGCAACTGCTGACATGAACGGGCGCCCCGCAGCACGCCCAGTGGTGCAGAATGACCGAACACAGTCATCACCCACCGGGCTTTCTTCATGCAATTCGGCTACACCATCATTTACGTTCCGGACGTAG
- a CDS encoding GGDEF domain-containing protein yields MQIISSLNVIDLLLDAVCIVDEDSRIVFVSPAFERIFGYTPQEAVGLQMLDLVHPEDRQATEQQAQRVMGGSPQLQFENRYVRKDGAVAHILWTAQWLPERRLRLAVAHDITKRKHTESMHAAIYAISEAAHAAPNLPTLFERIHRIIGGLMAVAQFTVALHDRSRGALSFPYVAPALEQKPSGTPGAGQIQLCTRVIQEDRPLRLSTCEGTQPCHWLGVPLPAQDGAMGALLLQGPAEGDTYSEADKELLQFVSTQVALAIERTQMHERLQHMAQYDQLTALPNRALFNDRLRIAMARAHREQTLLSLLFIDLDRFKEVNDTLGHAMGDLLLQGVAQRLQACVRGSDTVARLGGDEFVVLLEGAHAGELPQPVAQKILTAFAQPFDLNGLALSIQPSIGMAVFPEHGTHESMLLSHADEAMYQAKRNGGNQFIVHPRGAAARQGLSGSA; encoded by the coding sequence ATGCAAATCATCTCGTCGCTGAATGTCATTGATCTCTTGCTGGATGCCGTCTGCATCGTGGACGAGGACAGCCGCATTGTGTTTGTGAGCCCCGCGTTCGAACGTATTTTTGGCTACACCCCGCAAGAAGCGGTCGGGCTACAGATGTTGGACCTGGTGCACCCCGAAGACCGCCAAGCCACGGAGCAGCAAGCTCAGCGGGTCATGGGCGGAAGCCCCCAATTGCAGTTTGAGAACCGCTACGTGCGCAAAGACGGGGCAGTCGCGCACATTCTGTGGACCGCCCAGTGGCTGCCAGAGCGCCGCCTGCGCCTGGCTGTGGCCCATGACATCACCAAACGCAAGCACACCGAGTCGATGCATGCGGCGATCTATGCCATCTCGGAAGCTGCCCACGCAGCCCCCAACCTGCCCACCCTTTTTGAACGCATTCACCGCATCATTGGTGGGCTGATGGCGGTAGCCCAGTTCACAGTGGCGCTACATGACCGCTCGCGTGGTGCTTTGAGCTTTCCCTATGTGGCCCCTGCGCTGGAGCAAAAACCAAGCGGCACACCCGGAGCCGGGCAAATCCAGCTGTGCACCCGGGTGATCCAGGAGGACAGGCCCTTGAGGCTGTCTACTTGCGAAGGGACACAACCCTGCCACTGGCTCGGGGTGCCACTGCCCGCCCAGGATGGCGCGATGGGCGCCCTGCTGTTGCAAGGCCCTGCCGAGGGCGATACCTACAGCGAGGCCGACAAGGAATTGCTGCAGTTTGTCTCCACCCAGGTGGCCCTGGCCATTGAGCGCACCCAGATGCACGAGCGGCTGCAGCACATGGCGCAGTACGACCAATTGACCGCCCTGCCGAACCGCGCGCTCTTCAATGACCGGCTGAGGATTGCCATGGCGCGTGCACACCGTGAGCAAACCCTGCTGTCTTTGCTGTTCATCGACTTGGACCGTTTCAAGGAGGTCAACGACACCCTCGGTCACGCGATGGGCGACCTGCTGCTGCAGGGTGTGGCTCAGCGCCTGCAAGCCTGCGTACGCGGCTCGGACACCGTGGCCAGGCTGGGGGGTGACGAGTTTGTGGTGCTGCTCGAAGGCGCTCATGCCGGCGAGCTGCCCCAGCCTGTGGCCCAAAAAATTCTCACAGCGTTCGCGCAGCCATTTGATCTGAATGGACTGGCACTGAGCATCCAGCCCAGCATTGGTATGGCGGTGTTCCCAGAGCATGGCACCCATGAAAGCATGCTGCTCAGCCACGCCGATGAGGCCATGTACCAAGCCAAGCGCAACGGCGGCAATCAGTTCATTGTTCACCCGCGTGGCGCAGCGGCACGCCAAGGGCTGTCTGGCTCGGCTTAG
- a CDS encoding OmpW family protein: MKKNLLTVAVLCAMMTSGAAFAQQAEGPWLVRARAVNLDSANKDSTGLGLSVNDKVIPEVDVSYFFTPNIAAELVLTVPQKHDLSSSVLGGKIGTLKHLPPSLLVQYHMPMGSFKPYVGAGINYTRFSSVKLPAGVDIDRNSFGAALQVGVDIPLQKNLYLNLDVKKVFIKTDVSLAGAKIGTFKVDPVLVGVGLGWRF, translated from the coding sequence ATGAAGAAAAACCTGCTGACCGTGGCCGTTCTGTGCGCAATGATGACTTCGGGCGCTGCGTTTGCGCAGCAAGCCGAAGGCCCTTGGCTGGTGCGTGCCCGTGCCGTGAACCTCGATAGCGCCAACAAAGACAGTACCGGCCTCGGTCTGTCGGTGAACGACAAAGTCATTCCTGAAGTCGACGTGTCGTACTTCTTCACCCCCAACATCGCTGCCGAGCTGGTGTTGACTGTGCCTCAAAAGCACGACTTGAGCTCCAGCGTTTTGGGCGGCAAGATTGGCACGCTCAAGCACCTGCCTCCTTCGCTGCTGGTGCAGTACCACATGCCCATGGGCAGTTTCAAGCCTTACGTCGGTGCTGGTATCAACTACACACGCTTCTCCAGCGTGAAGTTGCCCGCAGGTGTGGACATTGATCGCAACAGCTTTGGCGCAGCCCTGCAAGTGGGCGTGGACATTCCGCTGCAAAAGAACCTGTACCTGAACCTGGACGTCAAGAAAGTCTTCATCAAGACCGACGTGAGCTTGGCAGGCGCCAAGATTGGCACGTTCAAGGTGGACCCTGTTCTGGTGGGTGTGGGCCTCGGCTGGCGCTTCTGA